A region of Bacteroidota bacterium DNA encodes the following proteins:
- a CDS encoding DUF3857 domain-containing protein — translation MRCFAAPLLLAAVLALSSTLAPAIAQPARWGDLEDAHTALDVYAEDSSAAAVVLFDVGEARITDRFDVEMERHRRVKLFTEAGYDQATISIVTFRDSEDVSGVRGQTFVPDGEGGYRRVKMDRDAVFRERVGDSRERITFTLPALAPGAIFEYRYRINTESLLLFPTWYFQDDVPVLHSEFEAVIPRSFNYVRASQGTLPFDVQTDERVNRFGIDAIKYRWVRTDVPALREEPFVTTLEDYIHKIEFQLAEYSVPGYGVEKVLDTWETLADDLDGLPSFGGALRSSRALRSQVEEVTAGLTDPAEKMAALYDYVRTSIRHDGRRGYLTSASLKETLEERSGSAADINLLLLQMLREADIGAVPVLLSTRDHGLVQVAYPLITQFNYVAVLASVGNASYWLDATDSMRPMGLLPAEALAGKGWVPDKDAPMWIPIDVLGPGKRAISFEGDLGEDGTLTAAIRLRAEGYDAIWMRRRVDEASPEAFMRDYLSDMPGVVLDSARVESLTDLGAPLDLYAYVHVPDYAQTASDLYFFNPVPLDRYLENPFTSPERLFPVDFNYPRTHRLTGIVRLPEGFVVDEIPDPVRLTFARDAGTYQCQLGEQAGQLVVRRSVNLRAVSVEPRVYPELRAYYDRMVSADDQMVVLKRGAPAAEAPAEPDPPGAANDEGSGNEGSGDED, via the coding sequence ATGCGCTGCTTCGCTGCGCCGCTCCTGCTAGCGGCCGTCCTCGCTCTTTCCTCCACCCTCGCTCCCGCGATCGCCCAGCCGGCCCGCTGGGGTGACCTCGAAGACGCACACACCGCGCTCGATGTCTACGCCGAGGACAGCAGCGCCGCCGCCGTGGTGCTCTTCGACGTGGGCGAGGCGCGCATCACCGATCGGTTCGACGTTGAGATGGAGCGACACCGCCGCGTCAAGCTCTTTACCGAGGCGGGCTACGACCAGGCGACCATCTCCATCGTCACGTTCCGCGACTCTGAGGACGTCAGCGGCGTGCGCGGGCAGACGTTCGTGCCCGACGGGGAAGGCGGCTACCGGCGCGTCAAGATGGACCGGGACGCCGTTTTCCGCGAGCGCGTTGGCGACAGCCGCGAGCGCATCACCTTCACGCTCCCCGCCCTCGCCCCGGGCGCCATCTTCGAGTACCGCTACCGCATCAACACGGAGAGCCTGCTCCTCTTCCCCACGTGGTACTTCCAGGACGACGTGCCGGTCCTCCACAGCGAGTTCGAGGCCGTCATCCCTCGGTCCTTCAACTATGTCCGCGCCAGCCAGGGCACACTCCCCTTCGATGTGCAGACAGACGAGCGGGTCAATCGGTTTGGCATCGATGCCATCAAGTATCGCTGGGTGCGCACGGACGTGCCTGCGCTCCGCGAGGAGCCGTTCGTGACCACGCTGGAAGACTACATCCACAAGATCGAATTCCAACTGGCCGAATACAGCGTGCCAGGCTACGGCGTCGAGAAGGTGCTCGACACGTGGGAGACGCTAGCCGACGACCTAGACGGCCTGCCCAGCTTCGGCGGGGCGCTCCGCTCGTCGCGTGCGCTGCGCAGCCAGGTGGAAGAGGTGACTGCGGGTCTCACCGACCCTGCCGAGAAGATGGCCGCGCTCTACGACTACGTCCGCACGTCGATCCGCCACGACGGACGCCGCGGCTACCTCACCAGCGCCAGCCTCAAGGAGACGCTGGAGGAGCGCTCTGGCAGCGCCGCCGATATCAACCTGCTGCTGCTTCAGATGCTGCGCGAGGCCGACATCGGTGCGGTGCCGGTCCTCCTCTCGACGCGCGACCACGGCCTCGTGCAGGTGGCCTATCCGCTCATCACCCAGTTCAACTACGTCGCCGTGCTCGCCAGCGTGGGCAACGCCTCGTACTGGCTCGACGCGACCGACTCGATGCGGCCGATGGGTCTCCTGCCCGCCGAGGCGCTCGCTGGCAAGGGCTGGGTGCCCGACAAGGACGCCCCGATGTGGATCCCCATCGACGTGCTGGGTCCAGGCAAGCGTGCGATCAGCTTTGAAGGAGACCTCGGCGAGGACGGCACGCTCACCGCTGCCATCCGGCTCCGCGCCGAAGGCTACGACGCCATCTGGATGCGGCGCCGCGTCGACGAAGCGTCCCCGGAGGCGTTCATGCGGGACTATCTCAGCGACATGCCGGGCGTCGTCCTGGACAGCGCCCGCGTGGAGAGCCTCACCGACCTCGGCGCCCCGCTCGACCTCTACGCCTACGTCCACGTACCCGACTACGCGCAGACAGCCAGCGACCTCTACTTCTTCAACCCAGTCCCGCTCGACCGCTATCTCGAAAACCCCTTCACCTCGCCCGAGCGGCTCTTCCCGGTGGACTTCAACTACCCGCGCACGCATCGCCTGACGGGCATCGTGCGGCTGCCGGAGGGCTTCGTGGTGGACGAGATACCTGATCCGGTGCGCCTCACCTTCGCCCGCGACGCGGGGACCTACCAGTGCCAACTCGGCGAGCAGGCAGGCCAACTCGTGGTGCGCCGGTCAGTGAACCTGCGCGCCGTCAGCGTGGAGCCGCGGGTGTACCCTGAGCTGCGCGCCTACTACGACCGCATGGTCAGCGCCGATGACCAGATGGTGGTGCTCAAGCGCGGCGCGCCTGCCGCCGAGGCCCCGGCCGAGCCAGACCCGCCTGGTGCCGCTAACGACGAAGGCAGCGGTAATGAAGGCAGCGGCGACGAGGACTGA
- a CDS encoding long-chain fatty acid--CoA ligase codes for MALQIHTAPPNSRGKVILGRSLPSLLDDAVAKYPNPKGFNQPAGSGWMTLSNAQFRDQVNVLALALLDLDGIDSGDKVAYYMESDLHFARADFACTVASIVNVPIYLTNPAETTAYVINHSESKAIYVSNDELLERLAPVLKDTPAIKYVILAEGTGTDVINGLPDGVTFLHQDDLMKKGQELLAADAEAPQRLRDAIDPKSLATIIYTSGTTGTPKGVMLSHENISSNVYAAFNGFYTLQHQEENALTFLPMTHIYARMLSFACVAWGQSIYYSNPDLLIGHLPEVRPTMFATVPRVLEKVYDKVLVGVESSTGLKHKIGSWAMELAKNFEAGSQPGFTHGIADKLVYSKLREKLGLTRTKVVSVGGAALRKDLANAFAAFGVPTYQGYGLTETSPVIATEVPGSAKAGTVGPPIVGIEVAIAEDGEILTRGPHVMQGYYKAPDKTAEVIDDDGWFHTGDIGEFSPEGYLRITDRKKSLFKLSTGKYVMPTPIESKLLKDPLIEQAVVLGSGYKYCTALIFPGAEALPGWAERNGLGGKSMAELVEHPKVLAKFEELVAEANREVPEKWSQVKRFKLIPGTMTVENELLTPTMKVKRGKVHKAYEAEIDSMYEAAAVA; via the coding sequence ATGGCACTTCAGATCCACACCGCCCCCCCGAACAGCCGCGGCAAGGTCATCCTGGGCCGCAGCCTGCCGTCGCTCCTCGATGACGCGGTGGCGAAGTACCCCAACCCGAAGGGCTTCAACCAGCCGGCAGGCTCCGGCTGGATGACGCTCTCCAACGCCCAGTTCCGCGACCAGGTCAACGTACTCGCGCTCGCGCTGCTAGACCTCGACGGGATCGACTCGGGCGACAAGGTGGCCTACTACATGGAGAGCGATCTCCACTTCGCCCGCGCGGACTTCGCCTGCACGGTCGCGAGCATCGTCAACGTGCCGATCTACCTGACGAACCCGGCCGAGACGACGGCCTACGTCATCAACCACTCCGAGTCGAAGGCGATCTACGTCTCCAACGACGAACTGCTGGAGCGCCTCGCACCCGTTCTCAAGGACACGCCCGCGATCAAGTACGTCATCCTCGCGGAGGGCACCGGAACGGACGTCATCAATGGGCTGCCCGACGGCGTCACGTTCCTCCACCAGGACGACCTGATGAAGAAGGGGCAGGAGCTGCTCGCGGCCGACGCCGAGGCCCCGCAGCGCCTCCGCGACGCCATCGACCCGAAGAGCCTCGCGACGATCATCTACACCTCGGGCACCACGGGCACGCCGAAGGGCGTCATGCTCTCGCACGAGAACATCTCGTCGAACGTCTACGCCGCGTTCAACGGCTTCTACACGCTGCAGCACCAGGAGGAGAACGCGCTCACGTTCCTCCCGATGACCCATATCTACGCCCGGATGCTCTCGTTCGCGTGCGTCGCCTGGGGCCAGTCGATCTACTACTCCAACCCGGACCTGCTCATCGGCCACCTGCCGGAGGTGCGCCCGACGATGTTCGCGACGGTCCCGCGTGTGCTGGAGAAGGTCTACGACAAGGTGCTCGTGGGCGTCGAGTCGAGCACGGGCCTGAAGCACAAGATCGGCTCGTGGGCGATGGAGCTCGCCAAGAACTTCGAGGCGGGCAGCCAGCCCGGCTTCACGCACGGCATCGCCGACAAGCTCGTCTACTCGAAGCTGCGCGAGAAGCTCGGCCTCACGCGCACGAAGGTCGTCTCGGTCGGCGGCGCGGCGCTCCGGAAGGACCTCGCCAATGCCTTCGCGGCCTTCGGCGTGCCGACCTACCAGGGCTACGGCCTCACCGAGACGAGCCCCGTGATCGCGACCGAAGTGCCGGGTAGCGCTAAGGCCGGTACCGTCGGGCCGCCTATCGTGGGCATCGAGGTCGCCATCGCCGAGGACGGCGAGATCCTCACGCGCGGCCCGCACGTGATGCAGGGCTACTACAAGGCTCCGGACAAGACCGCCGAGGTCATCGACGACGACGGCTGGTTCCACACCGGCGACATCGGCGAGTTCTCGCCCGAGGGCTACCTCCGCATCACCGACCGCAAGAAGTCGCTCTTCAAGCTCTCGACGGGCAAGTATGTCATGCCGACGCCCATCGAGTCGAAGCTGCTCAAGGACCCGCTCATCGAGCAGGCCGTGGTGCTCGGCTCGGGCTACAAGTACTGCACGGCGCTCATCTTCCCCGGCGCCGAGGCGCTCCCCGGCTGGGCCGAGCGCAACGGCCTCGGCGGCAAGTCGATGGCCGAGCTCGTAGAGCACCCGAAGGTGCTGGCCAAGTTCGAGGAGTTGGTCGCCGAGGCCAACCGCGAGGTGCCGGAGAAGTGGAGCCAGGTCAAGCGCTTCAAGCTCATCCCCGGCACGATGACCGTCGAGAACGAGCTCCTCACGCCGACTATGAAGGTCAAGCGCGGCAAGGTCCACAAGGCCTACGAGGCGGAGATCGACTCGATGTACGAGGCGGCAGCCGTCGCCTAG
- a CDS encoding TetR/AcrR family transcriptional regulator, which produces MTTSRPDSADRPSGAALRRAILDEARRLLLADGYATLSMRKIALAVGCSATSIYLHFDSKDALVHTLIDEGMTMLHAELEQAERAHADPVDRLLAMARAYVDFGLSNPEYYEVMFLLRPDQMARYPAENYRRARRNLGLFAEALEAGAAARLLDVERPEVASSVLWATLHGAVSLAMAHRLDVKIPLEAYVEETVQRAVHAFRRAAVVAG; this is translated from the coding sequence GTGACCACCTCCCGCCCCGATTCCGCCGACCGCCCGTCCGGGGCGGCGCTCCGCCGCGCGATCCTCGACGAGGCCCGTCGCCTGCTCCTCGCCGACGGCTACGCGACCCTCTCGATGCGCAAGATCGCGCTCGCCGTCGGGTGCAGCGCCACGAGCATCTACCTCCACTTCGACAGCAAGGACGCGCTCGTCCACACGCTCATCGACGAGGGCATGACGATGCTGCACGCGGAACTGGAGCAGGCCGAGCGGGCGCACGCCGACCCCGTCGACCGGCTCCTCGCCATGGCGCGGGCCTACGTCGACTTCGGGCTCAGCAACCCGGAGTACTACGAGGTGATGTTCCTGCTGCGCCCCGACCAGATGGCGCGCTACCCGGCGGAGAACTACCGCCGCGCGCGGCGCAACCTCGGCCTCTTCGCCGAGGCACTCGAAGCCGGGGCCGCCGCCCGGCTGCTCGACGTCGAGCGGCCCGAGGTGGCCTCGTCCGTGCTCTGGGCGACGCTCCACGGGGCCGTCTCCCTCGCGATGGCGCACCGGCTCGATGTCAAGATCCCGCTGGAGGCCTATGTGGAGGAGACGGTGCAGCGGGCCGTGCACGCCTTCCGGCGCGCGGCCGTCGTGGCCGGGTAG
- the pepT gene encoding peptidase T — translation MRRSPTDDVLPHVPPVPVPADLPPVAARFWRYVQVHTTSDPDSGATPSTLCQKDLARILAAELRLLGLDDIEMDDHGYVYATLPGIQAEGLPTLGLIAHVDTSPDAPGDGVHPVLHRNYQGGVLPLPGDTSVTLDPARQPSLRAHLGHDLLTSDGTTLLGSDDKAGVAVIMQVVADFLNADLLHEHGGEGPRPPVRVLFTVDEEVGRGVEQLDLARFGADVAYTVDGGAVGGIYAETFNAAEAVVRIEGVTVHPGYAKDVMINAVEILSELIAALPSDETPATTHGREGYFYAHRLAESSTAEAEARLMLRDFDDDGMARRKRLLREQADRLRVRYPGSRITVTIQDQYRNMRSYIEETDPRTIAFALDAARTVGIEPELKLIRGGTDGARLSEQGIPTPNLFTGGHDFHSVFEWNTVQNLEQTLAYVKALVRYWGTHGGAEVRR, via the coding sequence ATGCGCCGCTCTCCGACGGATGACGTCCTGCCCCACGTCCCGCCTGTGCCCGTGCCCGCCGACCTGCCCCCCGTGGCGGCTCGCTTCTGGCGCTACGTGCAGGTGCACACCACCTCCGACCCCGACAGCGGGGCCACGCCGTCGACGCTCTGCCAGAAGGACCTCGCGCGCATCCTCGCCGCGGAGCTGCGCCTGCTTGGCCTCGACGACATCGAGATGGACGACCACGGCTACGTCTACGCCACGCTGCCCGGCATCCAGGCCGAGGGGCTGCCGACGCTCGGGCTCATCGCCCACGTGGACACCTCGCCCGACGCGCCCGGCGACGGCGTTCATCCGGTGCTCCACCGCAACTACCAGGGCGGCGTCCTGCCGCTCCCCGGCGACACCTCCGTCACGCTCGACCCGGCACGACAGCCTTCCCTTCGCGCGCATCTCGGGCACGACCTCCTCACCAGCGACGGCACGACTCTCCTCGGGTCGGACGACAAGGCGGGCGTGGCCGTCATCATGCAGGTCGTCGCCGACTTTCTCAACGCCGACCTCCTGCACGAGCATGGGGGCGAGGGGCCGCGCCCGCCCGTACGCGTCCTCTTCACCGTAGACGAGGAGGTCGGGCGCGGTGTCGAGCAACTCGACCTCGCCCGCTTCGGCGCCGACGTGGCCTACACCGTCGATGGCGGCGCAGTCGGCGGGATCTATGCCGAGACGTTCAACGCCGCCGAGGCCGTGGTCCGCATCGAAGGGGTGACGGTGCACCCCGGCTACGCAAAGGACGTGATGATCAACGCGGTCGAGATCCTGAGCGAGCTCATCGCGGCCCTGCCGAGCGACGAGACGCCCGCCACCACGCACGGGCGGGAGGGCTACTTCTACGCGCACCGCCTCGCGGAGTCCTCAACTGCCGAAGCCGAGGCCCGGCTGATGCTGCGTGACTTCGACGACGACGGCATGGCTCGCCGCAAGCGGCTCCTGCGCGAGCAGGCCGACCGCCTCCGCGTGCGCTACCCCGGCTCGCGCATCACCGTCACGATCCAAGACCAGTACCGCAACATGCGGTCGTACATCGAGGAGACTGACCCGCGCACCATCGCCTTCGCGCTCGACGCAGCGCGCACGGTCGGCATCGAGCCCGAGTTGAAGCTCATCCGGGGCGGCACCGACGGCGCACGCCTCTCCGAGCAGGGCATCCCCACGCCAAACCTGTTCACGGGCGGGCACGACTTCCACAGCGTGTTCGAGTGGAACACGGTCCAGAACCTCGAACAGACGCTCGCCTACGTGAAGGCGCTCGTCCGCTACTGGGGCACGCACGGCGGTGCCGAAGTTCGAAGGTAG
- a CDS encoding T9SS type A sorting domain-containing protein: MRSRDRKAAALATALLLATPGGFAQEASPVAWEVVPNATDAWDLSVAGDSTVYLTGGRGTWVWRRSGPDRFVEVNDRQIHERVTMTSNGRFFFVSDGLRMSKDYGRRALVAVERGEAVIETHSGALVAATDNLGVERSTDGGDSWTVIGRDDPLFQSVFGRAFAQSPPTPELPHGRLVVAGLGGAAVSTDDGLTWQSSNLTQFFGYDSEDVIYSGYQDAFYTYMNGPVEDGGSEKGVVRESTDGRTWTTRGRLPADIFGFVGRLAAGEDGSLWGIMDSGRDTTQFGAVYRSLDRGATWENVGQFDGEELVGDSFRMEDIVVDWEGRVWVGTSRTVLRTVEPVTSSAGEEVPGTPGAVKLGAVYPNPTTRAVTVPLVLGKAADVRVAVVDLLGREVARLAEGTRGAGTHSLTFETAGWPAGVYVVRATAGATIATRRVTVAQ, encoded by the coding sequence ATGAGAAGCCGTGACAGAAAAGCCGCAGCGCTGGCGACGGCACTGCTGCTGGCCACACCGGGCGGCTTCGCGCAAGAGGCTTCGCCCGTCGCGTGGGAGGTCGTTCCGAATGCGACGGATGCTTGGGACCTCTCGGTGGCGGGGGACTCGACTGTGTACCTCACCGGTGGGCGAGGGACGTGGGTGTGGCGGCGCTCCGGCCCTGACCGCTTCGTCGAGGTCAATGATCGGCAAATCCATGAACGCGTCACGATGACCTCGAACGGGCGCTTCTTCTTTGTCTCTGACGGGCTGCGCATGTCGAAGGACTATGGCCGCCGCGCCCTCGTGGCAGTAGAGCGCGGGGAGGCGGTGATCGAGACGCACTCCGGCGCGCTCGTCGCCGCCACCGACAACCTCGGCGTCGAGCGCTCCACCGACGGCGGCGACTCCTGGACCGTCATCGGCCGCGACGATCCCCTCTTCCAGAGCGTCTTCGGGCGCGCCTTCGCCCAGAGCCCGCCCACGCCGGAACTCCCCCACGGGCGGCTCGTCGTGGCAGGCCTCGGCGGCGCGGCGGTTTCCACCGACGACGGGCTCACCTGGCAGTCGTCGAACCTCACGCAGTTCTTCGGCTACGACTCGGAGGACGTGATCTACTCAGGCTACCAGGACGCGTTTTACACGTACATGAACGGCCCGGTGGAGGACGGCGGGAGCGAGAAGGGGGTGGTGCGCGAGAGCACGGACGGGCGCACGTGGACAACGCGGGGGCGGCTGCCGGCCGACATCTTCGGTTTCGTAGGTCGGCTGGCGGCAGGCGAGGATGGGAGCCTGTGGGGCATCATGGACAGCGGGCGCGACACGACGCAGTTTGGCGCGGTGTACCGTTCGCTGGACCGTGGAGCGACGTGGGAGAACGTGGGACAGTTCGACGGAGAGGAGTTGGTAGGCGACTCGTTCCGCATGGAGGACATCGTAGTGGATTGGGAAGGCCGGGTGTGGGTAGGTACGTCGCGGACGGTGCTGCGCACGGTCGAGCCGGTAACGTCGTCGGCAGGAGAGGAGGTGCCGGGAACGCCTGGAGCGGTGAAGCTGGGCGCGGTCTACCCCAACCCGACGACGAGGGCCGTGACGGTGCCTCTCGTGCTGGGGAAAGCCGCCGACGTGCGTGTGGCGGTCGTGGACCTCCTCGGCCGCGAAGTCGCGCGGCTGGCGGAGGGCACGCGCGGCGCAGGCACGCACTCGCTCACGTTCGAGACGGCGGGCTGGCCGGCGGGGGTCTACGTAGTCCGCGCCACCGCCGGTGCGACGATCGCCACGCGGCGGGTCACGGTGGCGCAGTAG
- a CDS encoding T9SS type A sorting domain-containing protein: MPQVADTMLNFQVGNPASFQPGSLGDFFFSQSRGKFELYTDVVGVELGPSSGYATNATDSARVDWGKVSQDAILAAAAVKDFSEYDHASDGVIDYVFVFLRDNGTLRPPAGGGGLEFSGIASLGLDSTLTVVSPGGNIEVPSNLGTFMRWQSINPLSNNLLLAAHELGHHIWKDVIHLNPIAGNYVPMRRTETLYDDEVILPGDSTYADKIAGYALMRGQGTAEETLPPTSPSAFERHLIGEATETTFDDWIECPRLSSAGTYQLEDLIDSDRCYSLRLTSERSLYLSNVQNVKPWTDRPIVKANLSNCGGCVDINSFQNTDYGLMVELGEIQRFPSSNSRTWRRDLIPADGDLANIDDCRLATNTPPSLYDLYDGDLWEPSRDVQLSAWTRPNIQGFSTAAQVPSGYPLFPVIDNIRYVSGSTTIAFDYYDDPFTLPYVSIREDSWMGPETNNRSFEGQVRVKSGVTLTFDGGDTGTLIDFEEGIFVETGGAVRIGDNVTLRFGSGERLIVNGTLDSFGADGVTLAPIPCGSFCSTGNDTWGGVYYRPGSSGTLRNTTITDVVGSPGTSIYVWNANVTLEGVTLQDGAGDGLFVTGSNADVTMRSSALGSSRILDHNQHNGVVATSGANVILDDVIIRNSGLAGVYADDGADIFMRLSTVDESGENGAKANDNGRVVFGHVGLGGLITGQNNLVADSQTSTLSSQLGATIYGGGAGVKFDFNYRHNWFRLNSGNPNQKHATIGYAEVIAECNYWDEPTGPDLARVSIGGYGTFDGSPFLYDPPAISTTCGTTPPSDDLTTSGGTFARGTAAGMEGAKDDGSEEGGPPQGMSEDRWLAIAEGAENPDRNVGIGHVVSAIQRARTPFETQRGFDVAAQLGRNEAHPGLEGFLHGQSRTRKHGGYAHAALAEVYYGTGRHDEARATATTLTTEYAGTDHARRGWLTLHAVARDAGDFAEAEAALAALRAGWPEHETELLERALAVASEGDLVEGGGASAPGTPRTAAPSVQASTVDGTVPTTTELRAPYPNPTASGVTVPLALARDAEVTFWLVNTLGQRVRALEAQTARAGVHAYEIDTAGLAPGVYLVQATVRTQAATEQFTRTLTVVR, translated from the coding sequence ATGCCACAGGTGGCGGACACGATGCTCAACTTTCAGGTCGGAAATCCAGCCTCCTTCCAGCCCGGGTCGCTCGGCGACTTCTTCTTTAGCCAGTCGCGAGGCAAGTTCGAGTTGTATACCGATGTGGTAGGCGTAGAGCTAGGCCCATCCTCTGGCTATGCTACCAACGCCACGGACTCGGCGCGTGTAGACTGGGGTAAGGTGTCACAGGACGCGATATTGGCGGCAGCCGCCGTGAAAGACTTCTCCGAGTACGACCATGCCAGCGACGGCGTCATCGACTACGTGTTCGTTTTTCTGCGTGACAACGGCACGCTTCGACCACCGGCGGGAGGCGGAGGCCTCGAATTCAGCGGCATTGCCTCACTGGGCCTAGACTCGACGCTCACAGTGGTGTCGCCGGGCGGGAATATCGAGGTGCCAAGCAACCTGGGGACGTTCATGCGGTGGCAGTCGATCAACCCGCTCTCCAACAACCTGCTCCTGGCCGCGCACGAGTTGGGGCACCACATCTGGAAAGATGTGATCCACCTGAACCCCATTGCGGGTAACTACGTGCCCATGCGCCGCACCGAGACGCTGTACGACGACGAGGTGATCCTCCCGGGTGACTCGACCTACGCCGACAAGATTGCGGGCTATGCGTTAATGCGAGGTCAAGGAACTGCCGAGGAAACATTACCCCCCACCTCCCCTTCTGCATTCGAGCGGCACCTCATCGGCGAGGCCACGGAGACCACTTTCGATGACTGGATCGAGTGCCCACGGCTTTCGAGCGCAGGCACCTATCAACTCGAGGACTTGATCGACTCGGACCGGTGCTACTCGCTCCGCCTCACCTCCGAGCGCAGTCTCTACCTCTCGAATGTCCAGAACGTGAAGCCGTGGACCGACCGGCCTATTGTGAAGGCTAACCTGAGCAACTGCGGAGGCTGCGTCGACATCAACTCGTTCCAGAACACCGACTATGGCCTGATGGTCGAATTGGGAGAGATACAGAGATTCCCCTCCTCCAACAGCAGGACATGGCGACGCGACTTGATTCCCGCAGACGGGGACCTTGCCAACATCGACGACTGCCGACTGGCTACGAACACGCCTCCCTCCCTCTACGATCTCTACGACGGCGACCTCTGGGAACCGAGCCGCGACGTGCAACTCTCGGCCTGGACGCGGCCCAACATCCAGGGGTTCTCGACGGCTGCCCAGGTACCCTCCGGCTATCCCTTGTTTCCTGTCATCGACAACATCCGATACGTCTCCGGAAGTACCACGATTGCGTTTGACTACTACGATGATCCGTTTACCCTGCCATATGTGTCGATACGCGAGGACTCGTGGATGGGACCTGAGACCAACAATCGGTCGTTTGAGGGCCAGGTGCGCGTCAAGAGTGGGGTGACGCTCACGTTCGACGGCGGAGACACGGGTACGCTCATTGACTTCGAAGAGGGGATATTCGTTGAAACAGGAGGAGCCGTGCGGATCGGAGACAACGTGACGCTGCGGTTCGGGTCGGGCGAACGCCTCATTGTGAACGGCACGCTGGATTCGTTCGGCGCGGACGGTGTCACGCTCGCCCCCATCCCCTGCGGTTCCTTCTGTTCAACGGGCAACGACACCTGGGGTGGGGTCTACTACCGGCCCGGCAGTTCGGGCACGCTCCGCAACACGACGATTACCGACGTGGTGGGCTCGCCGGGGACCTCCATCTACGTGTGGAATGCCAACGTAACGCTGGAAGGCGTTACGCTGCAGGACGGCGCAGGCGATGGCCTCTTCGTCACCGGTAGCAACGCTGACGTCACAATGCGATCTAGCGCGCTCGGGTCATCGAGAATTCTCGACCACAACCAGCATAATGGTGTGGTTGCTACTTCAGGAGCAAACGTGATCCTTGATGACGTAATCATCAGAAATAGCGGGCTCGCTGGCGTCTACGCCGATGATGGGGCCGACATCTTTATGCGCCTCTCTACGGTGGACGAAAGCGGCGAGAACGGCGCGAAGGCCAACGACAATGGTCGGGTCGTCTTTGGGCACGTCGGGCTCGGCGGCTTGATTACGGGCCAGAACAATCTTGTTGCGGACAGCCAGACCAGCACCCTCTCCTCGCAACTCGGTGCCACGATCTACGGCGGCGGCGCTGGTGTCAAGTTCGACTTCAACTACCGCCACAACTGGTTCCGGCTCAACAGCGGCAACCCCAATCAGAAGCATGCTACGATTGGCTACGCCGAGGTGATCGCGGAGTGCAACTACTGGGACGAGCCGACCGGCCCGGACCTGGCGCGTGTCTCTATCGGCGGCTACGGCACCTTCGACGGCTCGCCGTTCCTCTACGATCCGCCTGCCATTTCGACCACCTGCGGGACTACGCCGCCCTCGGATGACCTCACGACGAGCGGGGGCACGTTCGCACGTGGCACTGCCGCAGGGATGGAGGGTGCCAAGGATGATGGTAGTGAGGAAGGTGGGCCGCCGCAGGGTATGTCGGAAGACCGCTGGCTCGCCATCGCGGAGGGCGCTGAGAACCCCGACCGGAATGTCGGCATCGGCCATGTGGTGAGCGCGATTCAGCGTGCCCGGACGCCGTTTGAGACCCAGCGTGGGTTCGATGTGGCCGCCCAACTCGGGCGCAATGAGGCACACCCCGGCCTCGAAGGCTTCCTGCACGGGCAGAGCCGGACCCGGAAGCACGGAGGCTATGCGCACGCCGCACTCGCGGAGGTCTACTACGGCACGGGTCGCCACGACGAGGCGCGTGCGACCGCGACAACGCTCACGACGGAATACGCGGGGACCGACCACGCGCGCCGCGGATGGCTCACGCTCCACGCTGTCGCACGAGATGCGGGCGACTTCGCGGAGGCGGAAGCCGCCCTGGCGGCGCTGCGCGCTGGATGGCCCGAGCATGAGACCGAACTCCTTGAGCGGGCACTCGCTGTGGCGAGCGAAGGGGATCTCGTCGAAGGCGGCGGAGCCTCGGCTCCAGGCACCCCGCGCACGGCAGCGCCTTCCGTGCAGGCCTCCACGGTGGACGGGACGGTGCCAACGACGACCGAACTGCGTGCGCCGTATCCCAACCCGACGGCCTCAGGCGTGACGGTGCCGCTGGCGCTCGCGCGCGACGCTGAGGTGACGTTCTGGCTCGTGAACACGCTCGGGCAGCGGGTGCGCGCTCTCGAAGCGCAGACCGCTCGTGCGGGCGTGCACGCCTACGAGATCGACACGGCGGGGCTGGCTCCGGGTGTGTACCTAGTGCAGGCGACCGTGAGGACCCAGGCGGCGACGGAGCAGTTCACGCGGACGCTCACGGTGGTGCGATGA